The following coding sequences are from one Brienomyrus brachyistius isolate T26 chromosome 2, BBRACH_0.4, whole genome shotgun sequence window:
- the arrdc3a gene encoding arrestin domain-containing protein 3a isoform X1 yields MVLGKVKSFTVSYDCLNDSNVPVFSSGDSISGRVIIEVTGEIRVKSLKIHAKGCAKVRWTESRNAGSNTAYTQNYSEEVEYLNYKDILIGHERDDDNSEESLTTIHSGRHEYSFSFELPQIPLATSFEGKHGSVRYWVKAELHRPWLLPMKVKKEFTVFEHIDINTPLLLSPQASTKEKTLCCWFCTSGPISLSAKIDRKGYTPGESIQIFAEIENCSSRMVVPKAAIYQTQTFYAKGKMKEVKQLVANLRGESLSSGKTETWNGKMLKIPPVSPSILDCTIIRVEYSVMMYVDIPGAINLSLNLPLVIGTIPLHPFGSRTSSVSSQCSMTWLGMALPERPEAPPSYTDIVTEEQRRSSLEVPMSRDEFDGPLFAYVQEFRFQPPPVYSEIDPNPDQVRGVEEGRPSSCPSR; encoded by the exons ATGGTGCTAGGAAAGGTGAAAAGCTTCACAGTAAGCTACGATTGTCTCAATGACAGTAATGTCCCCGTTTTCTCAAGTGGGGATTCAATCTCAGGGAGGGTGATCATTGAAGTGACCGGTGAAATACGAGTGAAATCGCTCAAAATACACGCAAAGGGATGTGCAAAAGTCCGCTGGACAGAATCTCGAAATGCCGGATCCAACACCGCTTATACTCAGAATTATTCTGAAGAAGTGGAATACTTAAACTACAAAGATATCTTAATTGGGCATGAACGAG ATGATGATAACTCAGAAGAAAGTCTGACCACTATCCATTCAGGAAGACATGAGTATTCATTCAGTTTTGAGCTTCCACAAAT ACCTCTGGCTACCTCCTTTGAAGGCAAACATGGCAGTGTGCGATACTGGGTTAAAGCTGAACTTCATAGACCATGGCTGCTGCCTATGAAAGTGAAGAAGGAGTTCACAGTCTTTGAACACATTGACATCAACACTCCTTTATTGCTG TCACCCCAGGCAAGCACAAAAGAAAAGACTTTATGTTGCTGGTTTTGCACCTCAGGCCCCATCTCCTTAAGTGCCAAAATCGACAGAAAGGGTTACACCCCAG GAGAATCTATCCAGATCTTTGCTGAAATTGAAAACTGCTCCTCTCGTATGGTTGTGCCAAAAGCCGCGATTTACCAAACACAGACCTTCTATGCCAAAGGGAAGATGAAGGAAGTCAAGCAGTTGGTCGCCAACCTTCGAGGAGAGTCATTGTCTTCAGGAAAGACGGAAACCTGGAATGGCAAGATGCTGAAGATCCCCCCTGTTTCCCCCTCTATCCTGGACTGCACCATCATCAGAGTGGAGTATTCAGTGATG ATGTATGTGGACATCCCAGGAGCCATAAACTTGTCCCTCAACCTACCCCTGGTCATTGGGACTATCCCGTTACATCCCTTTGGTAGTCGGACCTCCAGCGTCAGCAGTCAGTGCAGCATGACCTGGCTGGGCATGGCACTTCCCGAAAGGCCCGAAG CACCTCCAAGCTACACAGACATTGTCACCGAGGAGCAAAGACGGAGCAGCCTGGAGGTGCCCATGTCGAGGGATGAATTTGATGGACCACTGTTTGCTTATGTCCAGGAGTTCCGCTTCCAGCCCCCTCCAGTCTACTCTGAG ATCGACCCAAATCCAGATCAAGTTCGTGGAGTCGAGGAAGGGAGACccagcagctgtccatcacgGTGA
- the arrdc3a gene encoding arrestin domain-containing protein 3a isoform X2, whose amino-acid sequence MKVKKEFTVFEHIDINTPLLLSPQASTKEKTLCCWFCTSGPISLSAKIDRKGYTPGESIQIFAEIENCSSRMVVPKAAIYQTQTFYAKGKMKEVKQLVANLRGESLSSGKTETWNGKMLKIPPVSPSILDCTIIRVEYSVMMYVDIPGAINLSLNLPLVIGTIPLHPFGSRTSSVSSQCSMTWLGMALPERPEAPPSYTDIVTEEQRRSSLEVPMSRDEFDGPLFAYVQEFRFQPPPVYSEIDPNPDQVRGVEEGRPSSCPSR is encoded by the exons ATGAAAGTGAAGAAGGAGTTCACAGTCTTTGAACACATTGACATCAACACTCCTTTATTGCTG TCACCCCAGGCAAGCACAAAAGAAAAGACTTTATGTTGCTGGTTTTGCACCTCAGGCCCCATCTCCTTAAGTGCCAAAATCGACAGAAAGGGTTACACCCCAG GAGAATCTATCCAGATCTTTGCTGAAATTGAAAACTGCTCCTCTCGTATGGTTGTGCCAAAAGCCGCGATTTACCAAACACAGACCTTCTATGCCAAAGGGAAGATGAAGGAAGTCAAGCAGTTGGTCGCCAACCTTCGAGGAGAGTCATTGTCTTCAGGAAAGACGGAAACCTGGAATGGCAAGATGCTGAAGATCCCCCCTGTTTCCCCCTCTATCCTGGACTGCACCATCATCAGAGTGGAGTATTCAGTGATG ATGTATGTGGACATCCCAGGAGCCATAAACTTGTCCCTCAACCTACCCCTGGTCATTGGGACTATCCCGTTACATCCCTTTGGTAGTCGGACCTCCAGCGTCAGCAGTCAGTGCAGCATGACCTGGCTGGGCATGGCACTTCCCGAAAGGCCCGAAG CACCTCCAAGCTACACAGACATTGTCACCGAGGAGCAAAGACGGAGCAGCCTGGAGGTGCCCATGTCGAGGGATGAATTTGATGGACCACTGTTTGCTTATGTCCAGGAGTTCCGCTTCCAGCCCCCTCCAGTCTACTCTGAG ATCGACCCAAATCCAGATCAAGTTCGTGGAGTCGAGGAAGGGAGACccagcagctgtccatcacgGTGA